One genomic region from Anabaena sp. PCC 7108 encodes:
- a CDS encoding GNAT family N-acetyltransferase: protein MYYQHSNYSLHLPDFPVLQNEKYILRLAVTEEELESIFRLRFEVFNRELGLGFSGSNTAQMDKDKFDEVCHHLILIAKETGKTIGTYRMQTYTMAGKGLGFDAADIFNLHGIPNFVLQASVEVGRACIAKEYRNSHTLLLLWEGLANYLLGSKNQYFFGCASLLTQCHSQAACAYNYFQNHDWMHPNILVHPNLEFSIEMPEQYADSYNVEIPNILQAYLSIGSKICSLPAIDRNFKTIDFLIICNIADFARCFYSNLPSSPNPWKSNLSESTCSD from the coding sequence ATGTATTATCAGCACAGCAATTACTCACTGCATCTTCCTGATTTTCCAGTTTTGCAAAATGAAAAATATATCCTACGACTGGCCGTGACTGAGGAGGAATTAGAATCTATTTTCCGATTGCGATTTGAGGTTTTTAATCGAGAATTAGGCTTGGGATTCTCTGGTTCTAATACAGCCCAAATGGATAAAGATAAGTTCGATGAGGTTTGCCATCATTTAATACTCATTGCTAAAGAAACTGGTAAAACAATTGGCACTTATCGAATGCAAACCTATACAATGGCTGGTAAAGGCTTAGGTTTTGATGCTGCTGACATATTTAATCTTCATGGAATTCCTAATTTTGTGCTTCAGGCATCTGTAGAAGTTGGACGTGCTTGCATAGCTAAAGAATATCGCAATAGTCATACACTCTTGTTGCTTTGGGAAGGATTAGCTAACTATCTGCTTGGGAGTAAAAATCAATATTTTTTTGGCTGTGCATCTTTGTTAACACAATGCCATAGCCAAGCTGCTTGTGCATATAATTATTTTCAGAATCATGATTGGATGCATCCAAATATTTTGGTTCATCCTAATTTAGAATTTTCTATAGAAATGCCTGAACAATATGCAGATTCATATAATGTAGAAATTCCTAATATTTTGCAAGCATATTTGAGTATTGGATCAAAAATATGCAGTCTCCCTGCTATTGATAGAAATTTTAAAACTATTGATTTTTTGATTATATGTAATATTGCTGATTTTGCTAGATGTTTTTACTCAAATTTGCCATCAAGCCCAAACCCCTGGAAGTCGAATCTATCTGAGTCTACCTGCTCAGACTAG
- a CDS encoding DUF4079 domain-containing protein, producing MHLPSFLWLWKIAAWSMGLSLLAYLFLAITGIWMLRVRTTGEPPLGVSLPWNYGQVRYLRSALRSLHYIIGITMVSLVLLLLAVGIVGTLGHFGSLGHSSHLMAGLIVVTLVLGSAFSATQIGSRKPWARPLHIGLNILLFSGFTWVSLTGWTVVQKYLP from the coding sequence ATGCATCTACCTTCTTTTCTCTGGTTGTGGAAAATCGCCGCATGGTCTATGGGGTTGTCGTTGCTGGCATATTTATTTTTAGCAATTACTGGTATTTGGATGTTGAGGGTGAGAACTACCGGAGAACCACCTTTGGGAGTTTCACTACCCTGGAATTATGGTCAAGTGCGTTACCTAAGGTCAGCCCTGCGATCGCTCCACTATATAATCGGTATCACTATGGTCAGCTTAGTCCTACTACTTCTAGCCGTTGGTATTGTTGGCACTTTAGGACATTTTGGTTCATTGGGACACTCATCACACTTAATGGCTGGATTAATAGTGGTAACACTAGTATTAGGATCGGCTTTTAGTGCAACTCAAATTGGTTCTAGAAAACCTTGGGCTAGACCTTTACACATTGGTTTAAATATCCTTCTATTCTCCGGGTTTACTTGGGTGTCCCTCACTGGTTGGACTGTCGTACAAAAGTATTTACCTTGA
- a CDS encoding citrate synthase: MTVCEYKPGLEGIPAAQSSISHVDGQKGILEYRGIRIEELAENSTFLETAYLLIWGELPNKEELEAFEHEIRYHRRIKYRIRDMMKCFPESGHPMDALQASAAALGLFYSRRDLHNPVYIRDAVVRLMATIPTMVAAFQLMRQGNDPVKPRDDLDYSGNFLYMLNEKEPDPLAAKIFDICLILHVEHTMNASTFSARVTASTLTDPYAVVASAVGTLGGPLHGGANEEVIQMLEEIGSVDNVRPYVDDLLQRKAKIMGFGHRVYKVKDPRATILQSLAEQLFEKFGYDKYYEIAQEMERVVAEKLSGKGIYPNVDFYSGLVYRKMGIPTDLFTPVFAIARVAGWLAHWKEQLAENRIFRPTQVYNGRHEIPYLPIDQR; this comes from the coding sequence ATGACGGTGTGCGAATACAAGCCTGGTTTAGAAGGCATTCCCGCAGCCCAATCGAGTATTAGTCATGTAGATGGGCAAAAGGGAATACTAGAATATCGTGGCATTCGGATTGAGGAATTAGCAGAAAACAGTACGTTCCTAGAAACTGCTTATCTGTTAATTTGGGGTGAATTGCCAAACAAGGAAGAATTGGAAGCGTTTGAGCATGAAATTCGCTACCACAGACGCATAAAATATCGCATTCGGGACATGATGAAATGCTTTCCCGAAAGTGGACACCCAATGGATGCTCTGCAAGCCTCTGCGGCTGCATTGGGTTTATTTTACTCGCGCCGTGACTTACATAATCCGGTCTACATTCGGGATGCAGTGGTACGGTTAATGGCAACTATTCCCACGATGGTAGCGGCATTCCAGTTGATGCGACAAGGTAATGACCCTGTAAAGCCACGGGATGATTTGGACTACTCTGGCAACTTCTTGTATATGCTGAACGAGAAGGAACCAGATCCTTTAGCAGCGAAAATTTTTGACATCTGCTTGATACTTCATGTTGAGCATACAATGAATGCTTCTACCTTTAGTGCCAGGGTGACAGCTTCTACACTGACTGACCCCTACGCGGTAGTTGCTAGTGCAGTGGGAACCTTGGGCGGACCGTTGCATGGTGGTGCTAACGAAGAAGTAATTCAGATGTTGGAAGAAATTGGTTCTGTCGATAATGTTCGCCCCTATGTAGATGATCTTCTACAACGTAAAGCGAAGATTATGGGCTTTGGGCATCGTGTCTACAAGGTAAAAGATCCCAGAGCCACAATTTTACAAAGTTTGGCCGAACAGCTATTCGAGAAGTTTGGCTACGACAAGTACTATGAAATTGCCCAAGAAATGGAAAGGGTAGTTGCCGAAAAATTAAGTGGCAAAGGGATTTATCCCAATGTTGACTTTTATTCAGGTTTGGTGTACAGAAAAATGGGAATTCCCACAGACTTGTTTACACCAGTTTTTGCGATCGCTCGTGTGGCTGGTTGGTTAGCCCATTGGAAAGAACAACTCGCAGAAAACCGAATTTTCCGTCCTACCCAAGTTTACAACGGTCGTCACGAAATTCCTTACCTTCCCATCGACCAACGTTAA
- the nuoH gene encoding NADH-quinone oxidoreductase subunit NuoH encodes MNAGIDLQGTFIQSVKDLGIPPGAAKAIWMPLPMILMLIGATVGVLVATWLERKISAAAQQRIGPEYQGPFGLLVPVADGLKLIFKEDIVPAQADRWLFTLGPVIVVIPVFLSFLIVPFGENIVITNVGMGVFLWIALSSIQPIGLLMAGYASNNKYALLGGLRAAAQSISYEIPLALSVLAIAMMSNSLSTVDIVNQQSNFGILGWNIWRQPLGFIIFWIAALAECERLPFDLPEAEEELVAGYQTEYSGMKFGLFYLGSYINLILSSLLVAILYLGGWHFPIPVSLIGSVLGVSETNPVLQVVTASLGITMTVLKAYLLVFLAILIRWTVPRVRIDQLLDLGWKFLLPVGLVNLLLTAALKLAFPVAFGG; translated from the coding sequence ATGAATGCAGGAATTGACCTCCAAGGAACTTTTATACAATCCGTCAAGGATTTAGGAATACCACCAGGGGCAGCCAAAGCGATTTGGATGCCATTACCAATGATCCTGATGCTGATTGGTGCAACGGTGGGAGTACTAGTTGCCACCTGGCTAGAGCGAAAAATCTCTGCTGCTGCACAGCAACGGATTGGACCAGAATACCAAGGGCCTTTTGGGTTACTAGTACCTGTAGCGGATGGTCTGAAGCTAATCTTTAAAGAAGATATAGTCCCAGCCCAAGCAGACCGCTGGCTGTTTACCCTAGGACCCGTGATTGTCGTAATTCCGGTATTTTTGTCATTTCTAATTGTTCCCTTTGGGGAAAATATCGTCATTACCAACGTGGGAATGGGGGTTTTCTTGTGGATTGCTTTATCCAGTATTCAGCCCATTGGGTTATTGATGGCTGGTTATGCCTCTAATAATAAATACGCCCTTTTAGGGGGTTTGCGGGCAGCAGCACAGTCAATTAGTTATGAAATTCCCTTGGCACTGAGTGTACTAGCGATCGCTATGATGTCTAACAGCCTCAGCACTGTTGATATCGTGAATCAGCAATCTAATTTTGGTATTTTGGGCTGGAATATTTGGCGACAACCACTTGGTTTCATCATTTTTTGGATAGCAGCCCTAGCTGAATGCGAACGCTTACCCTTTGACTTACCCGAAGCGGAAGAAGAACTAGTTGCAGGATATCAGACTGAATATTCCGGCATGAAATTTGGTCTATTCTACCTAGGCTCTTACATTAACTTAATACTTTCCTCCCTCCTCGTAGCAATTTTGTATCTAGGCGGTTGGCATTTTCCCATTCCTGTCAGCCTCATAGGTAGTGTGCTGGGAGTTAGTGAAACAAACCCTGTACTCCAGGTGGTGACTGCTTCTTTAGGTATCACCATGACCGTACTTAAAGCCTATTTGCTTGTGTTTCTTGCCATCCTTATCCGCTGGACAGTCCCACGGGTACGGATTGACCAACTGTTAGATTTAGGCTGGAAGTTCTTGTTGCCAGTCGGTTTGGTTAATCTTCTATTAACCGCCGCACTGAAATTAGCTTTTCCCGTCGCCTTTGGCGGCTAA
- the sixA gene encoding phosphohistidine phosphatase SixA, translating to MNLYLFRHGIAEEHQPGLKDEERQLTKEGRQKTEKVAQKLVKLDLHFHLILSSPLVRAHQTAEILIEAGLSSQLEISDHLTPGSNIKNWLTDWLEPRNFDDITQLILVGHEPCLSNWAENLLWGEAKGSLVLKKAGMIGIKLPETGSPLGYSQMFLLTPPKYLL from the coding sequence ATGAACTTATATTTATTCCGTCATGGTATTGCTGAAGAACATCAACCAGGGCTAAAAGATGAAGAACGTCAACTTACTAAAGAAGGAAGACAAAAAACAGAGAAAGTAGCCCAAAAATTAGTAAAACTAGATTTACACTTTCATTTAATCCTTAGCAGTCCCCTAGTTCGCGCTCACCAAACAGCAGAAATACTCATTGAGGCTGGACTCAGTTCTCAGCTAGAAATATCTGACCATCTCACCCCAGGAAGTAACATCAAAAATTGGCTAACAGACTGGTTAGAACCCAGGAATTTTGATGATATAACCCAGTTGATTCTAGTAGGACATGAACCTTGTTTGAGCAATTGGGCAGAAAATCTGCTTTGGGGAGAAGCCAAAGGCAGTCTCGTCCTCAAAAAAGCAGGTATGATTGGGATAAAACTACCAGAAACTGGATCTCCTCTGGGTTATAGTCAAATGTTCTTGTTGACACCACCCAAGTACCTGCTATGA
- a CDS encoding response regulator transcription factor yields MTHILLIEDEVKLARFIESELNYEGYQVSIAYDGLTALMATQKFHPDLVILDWMLPGASGLEICRCLRNTDAHVPIILLTPEEDVNNRNPGLDAGANDYVQKPLSIEELLVRVRTHLRYKQQDGTTDVLKFEELILNRRTRIVYRGQRLVKLTTQEFDLLEYLLMHPRQIITCDRILEEVWAYNFIGDANIIEVCIGYLRLKLEANNERRIVQTVSGVGYVLDK; encoded by the coding sequence ATGACGCACATCTTACTGATTGAAGATGAAGTCAAATTGGCTCGGTTTATAGAATCAGAACTGAATTATGAAGGCTATCAAGTTAGTATCGCTTACGATGGATTAACGGCGCTCATGGCAACCCAGAAATTTCATCCAGATTTAGTTATTTTAGATTGGATGCTACCTGGTGCATCGGGGTTGGAAATTTGTCGTTGCTTGCGAAATACTGATGCTCATGTGCCGATAATTTTGTTAACTCCTGAAGAAGACGTGAACAATCGCAATCCTGGTTTAGATGCTGGTGCTAACGATTATGTACAAAAACCATTAAGTATAGAGGAGTTATTAGTTAGAGTTCGCACGCACTTGCGATATAAACAACAAGATGGAACCACTGATGTCTTAAAATTTGAAGAGTTGATTTTAAATCGACGCACCAGGATAGTCTATAGAGGCCAGCGTTTAGTTAAGTTAACTACCCAAGAATTTGATTTACTAGAATATTTACTTATGCATCCACGACAAATAATTACTTGCGATCGCATTTTAGAAGAAGTTTGGGCTTATAACTTTATCGGTGATGCCAATATTATTGAAGTTTGCATTGGTTACTTACGTCTAAAACTCGAAGCCAATAACGAAAGACGTATCGTGCAAACTGTAAGTGGTGTCGGTTATGTGTTGGACAAATGA
- a CDS encoding NADH-quinone oxidoreductase subunit J: MNLAEGVQVVSFGILAVMMIGAALGVVLFSNIVYSAFLLGGVFISMSGLYLLLNGDFVAAAQILIYVGAINVLILFAIMLVNKRQDFSPLPSAGLRKVVTGVVSIGLFILLSTMVLATPWAYTTSPVASESSIVLIGEHFFTDFLLPFELASVLLLMAMVGAIILARREYLPDELDSSQIQQSILTLPERPRELVSTNSSSGTEE; encoded by the coding sequence GTGAATCTAGCGGAAGGAGTACAGGTCGTTTCATTTGGCATACTAGCTGTGATGATGATTGGGGCAGCACTAGGTGTAGTACTGTTTTCTAACATTGTCTATTCTGCCTTTTTGCTGGGAGGTGTATTCATTAGTATGTCAGGACTGTATCTGTTGCTAAATGGTGATTTTGTAGCAGCAGCACAAATTCTGATTTATGTTGGTGCAATTAACGTGTTGATTCTGTTTGCCATTATGTTGGTTAACAAGCGGCAAGACTTTTCACCGTTGCCAAGTGCTGGGCTAAGAAAAGTAGTCACAGGTGTGGTGAGTATAGGACTATTTATCCTGTTGAGTACGATGGTCTTGGCAACTCCTTGGGCTTATACCACTTCTCCTGTGGCTAGTGAAAGTTCTATAGTTTTGATTGGTGAACATTTCTTCACTGACTTTTTGCTGCCCTTTGAGTTAGCCTCTGTTTTGTTGCTAATGGCAATGGTAGGAGCAATTATTTTGGCACGTCGGGAATATTTACCAGATGAATTAGATTCTTCTCAAATACAACAATCTATCTTAACTTTGCCAGAACGACCCAGGGAACTGGTATCAACTAATAGCAGTTCTGGAACTGAGGAATAG
- the arsM gene encoding arsenosugar biosynthesis arsenite methyltransferase ArsM: MTYLETAAQFYSEVAQIPEVGLCCVQSTSMQLPGLKIPVAMQEMNYGCGTTVHPTELVNQPSVLYVGVGGGLEALQFAYFSRRPGAIIAVEPVAAMRAAATRNLEIAAQENPWFDTSFVQIIPGDAFHLPVADVAVDVVAQNCLFNIFEPADLSLALKEAYRVLKPGGRLQMSDPIATSPIPEHLQQDERLRAMCLSGALTYEEYTQLIIKAGFGQIEIRARRPYRLLDTQTYQLEKNLLLESLDSVAFKVDIPEDGACIFTGKTAIYSGIEAFFDDGVGHLLQRGIPAAVCDKTAHKLGSLKPAEIMITDSTWHYNGGGCC, translated from the coding sequence ATGACTTATTTAGAAACCGCCGCCCAATTTTACAGCGAAGTTGCTCAAATACCAGAAGTGGGACTGTGTTGTGTTCAAAGTACATCCATGCAATTACCAGGGCTAAAAATTCCTGTAGCAATGCAGGAAATGAATTACGGTTGTGGAACTACGGTTCATCCCACTGAATTAGTAAATCAACCTTCAGTCCTCTATGTTGGTGTTGGTGGTGGTTTAGAAGCATTGCAATTTGCTTATTTTTCCCGTCGTCCTGGTGCTATTATTGCTGTGGAACCAGTGGCAGCAATGCGTGCAGCAGCTACACGTAATTTAGAAATTGCTGCTCAAGAAAACCCTTGGTTTGATACTAGTTTCGTCCAAATTATTCCAGGAGATGCTTTTCATTTACCAGTTGCTGATGTTGCTGTTGATGTAGTAGCACAAAATTGCCTATTTAACATTTTTGAACCAGCCGATTTAAGTCTGGCTTTAAAAGAAGCATATCGGGTATTAAAACCAGGGGGAAGATTACAAATGAGTGACCCTATTGCTACTTCTCCAATTCCTGAACATCTACAACAAGATGAACGGTTACGAGCTATGTGTTTATCAGGCGCACTCACATATGAAGAATATACTCAATTAATCATCAAAGCTGGTTTTGGACAAATTGAAATTCGCGCCCGTCGCCCTTATCGGCTGCTAGATACTCAAACTTATCAACTAGAAAAAAATCTACTTTTAGAAAGTCTAGATTCTGTTGCTTTTAAAGTAGATATTCCTGAAGATGGAGCTTGTATTTTCACTGGCAAAACTGCAATTTATTCAGGTATAGAAGCTTTTTTTGATGATGGAGTAGGTCATCTTCTTCAGCGTGGTATTCCCGCCGCTGTTTGTGATAAAACGGCTCACAAATTAGGCTCTTTAAAGCCAGCAGAAATCATGATTACTGACTCTACATGGCACTATAATGGTGGTGGTTGCTGTTGA
- the ndhI gene encoding NAD(P)H-quinone oxidoreductase subunit I — translation MLKFLKQVGDYAKEAVQSARYIGQGLSVTFDHMQRRPVTVQYPYEKLIPGERFRGRIHYEFDKCIACEVCVRVCPINLPVVDWEFDKATKKKKLNHYSIDFGVCIFCGNCVEYCPTNCLSMTEEYELAAYDRHELNYDSVALGRLPYKVTDDPMVTALRELVYLPKGVMEPHGVPADAPRVGSRPEDLVENGNG, via the coding sequence ATGCTCAAGTTCCTGAAACAAGTTGGTGACTACGCCAAAGAAGCAGTACAGTCTGCTCGTTACATTGGTCAGGGGCTATCTGTTACCTTTGACCACATGCAGCGCCGTCCTGTTACCGTACAGTATCCTTACGAAAAATTGATTCCTGGTGAACGGTTTCGCGGCAGAATTCACTACGAATTTGACAAATGCATTGCCTGTGAAGTGTGTGTTCGTGTTTGTCCCATTAACCTACCTGTAGTCGATTGGGAATTTGACAAAGCCACCAAGAAGAAAAAGCTCAATCACTACAGCATTGACTTTGGAGTTTGTATCTTCTGCGGTAATTGTGTGGAATACTGCCCAACTAACTGTTTATCCATGACAGAAGAATATGAACTTGCTGCCTATGATCGCCACGAATTAAACTATGACAGCGTAGCATTAGGACGACTACCTTACAAAGTTACAGACGATCCAATGGTGACTGCACTACGCGAATTAGTTTACTTACCTAAAGGCGTTATGGAACCCCACGGTGTACCTGCTGATGCCCCTCGTGTTGGTTCTCGTCCAGAAGACTTAGTCGAAAATGGTAATGGTTAA
- a CDS encoding NAD(+) kinase → MQLKQVIIAYKARDAQSKRWAELCAKQLEDRQCQVLVGPSGPKDNPYPVFLASASQPIDLALVLGGDGTVLTSARHLAPAGIPILGVNVGGHLGFLTESVDEFQEPEKVWDRLFEDRYAIQRRMMLQAAVYEGHRTNLEPVTEHYLALNEFCVKPASADRMITSILEMEIDGEVVDQYVGDGLIVSTPTGSTGYTVSASGPIMHDGMEAITITPICPMSLSSRPLILPPGSVVSIWPLGDYDLSTKLWMDGVLSTSIWPGHRVDVRMADCRAKFIVLRENNSYYQTLREKLLWAGTRVRYSNNHRN, encoded by the coding sequence GTGCAACTCAAGCAGGTAATCATTGCTTATAAAGCGCGAGATGCCCAGAGTAAACGCTGGGCAGAACTCTGTGCTAAACAACTAGAAGATCGTCAGTGCCAAGTGTTGGTAGGGCCAAGCGGACCAAAGGATAACCCTTATCCTGTCTTCTTAGCTTCTGCCAGTCAACCAATTGATTTAGCTTTGGTACTTGGCGGTGATGGTACTGTTCTCACCAGTGCTAGACATTTAGCCCCAGCTGGTATCCCTATTCTGGGTGTGAATGTGGGTGGTCATTTGGGGTTTTTAACTGAATCAGTCGATGAGTTTCAAGAACCAGAAAAAGTTTGGGATCGGCTGTTTGAAGATCGCTATGCTATTCAGCGGCGGATGATGTTACAAGCAGCGGTTTATGAGGGTCATCGGACGAATTTAGAACCAGTAACTGAACATTACCTGGCTTTGAATGAGTTCTGTGTTAAACCTGCTTCTGCTGACCGCATGATTACCTCTATTCTAGAAATGGAAATAGATGGTGAGGTGGTTGATCAATATGTAGGAGATGGGTTAATTGTTTCTACTCCAACTGGTTCCACTGGTTACACTGTTTCTGCTAGTGGACCAATCATGCATGATGGGATGGAGGCAATTACTATCACACCTATTTGTCCAATGAGTCTTTCTAGTCGTCCTCTGATTTTACCTCCTGGTTCTGTGGTCAGTATTTGGCCTTTAGGGGACTACGATTTAAGTACAAAATTGTGGATGGATGGGGTGTTGTCTACTTCAATTTGGCCGGGACATCGTGTTGATGTGCGAATGGCTGATTGTCGGGCTAAGTTTATTGTTTTGCGGGAAAACAATTCATATTATCAAACTCTGCGAGAAAAGTTACTTTGGGCAGGTACAAGGGTTCGCTACAGCAATAATCATCGCAATTGA
- the nuoK gene encoding NADH-quinone oxidoreductase subunit NuoK encodes MQLQYFLLLAAALFCIGIYGLITSRNAVRVLMSIELLLNAVNLNLMAFSNFLDSTLIKGQVFTVFVITVAAAEAAVGLAIVLAIYRNRDTVDMEQFNLLKW; translated from the coding sequence ATGCAACTTCAGTACTTTTTATTACTAGCAGCGGCTTTGTTTTGTATTGGCATTTATGGTTTAATTACCAGCCGCAACGCGGTGCGAGTGCTAATGTCAATTGAGTTGTTACTGAATGCTGTTAATCTGAATTTAATGGCATTTTCCAACTTCCTCGACTCAACATTAATTAAGGGTCAGGTTTTCACTGTTTTTGTGATTACCGTGGCAGCTGCTGAAGCGGCGGTTGGTTTAGCGATTGTGCTGGCTATTTATCGCAATCGTGATACCGTCGATATGGAGCAGTTCAATCTCCTGAAGTGGTAA